The following are from one region of the Arachis duranensis cultivar V14167 chromosome 10, aradu.V14167.gnm2.J7QH, whole genome shotgun sequence genome:
- the LOC107470591 gene encoding zinc finger protein CONSTANS-LIKE 4: MASKLCDSCKSASATVYCRPDAAFLCSPCDSKVHAANKLASRHPRVSLCEVCEQAPAHVTCKADAASLCLACDRDIHSANPLASRHERIPVTPFYHSLAATVKSPVNFLDDHRFFSDADADADVDVSTEEAEAASWLLPTPSNPSKADLNSSQYIFQEMEQVPYVDLDYGNVDPKSEPKSSATTDGVVPVQSKTANEHYFEPFAYGGYKYNSQSQSQSQMSHSVSSSSMDVGVVPDGNAMSEISTCKVASSVEGGNQAVTVTAQFSAADREARVLRYREKRKNRKFEKTIRYASRKAYAETRPRIKGRFAKRTEVDPLNGYGVVPSC; encoded by the exons ATGGCTTCCAAGTTATGTGATTCATGCAAGTCAGCCTCAGCCACCGTCTACTGCCGCCCTGACGCCGCCTTCCTCTGCTCCCCCTGCGACTCCAAGGTCCACGCCGCTAACAAGCTCGCCTCCCGCCACCCTCGCGTCTCACTCTGCGAGGTCTGCGAGCAGGCACCTGCTCACGTCACCTGCAAGGCCGACGCCGCCTCCCTCTGCCTTGCCTGCGACCGGGATATCCACTCCGCCAACCCTCTCGCTTCCCGCCACGAGCGAATCCCCGTCACTCCCTTCTATCACTCCCTCGCCGCTACCGTCAAGTCTCCGGTCAACTTCCTTGATGACCACAGGTTCTTCTCCGACGCCGATGCTGATGCGGATGTTGACGTCAGCACTGAGGAGGCCGAGGCTGCTTCCTGGCTCCTTCCCACACCTTCTAACCCTTCCAAGGCAGATCTGAACTCGTCTCAGTACATCTTCCAGGAGATGGAACAGGTTCCGTATGTAGATCTGGATTACGGCAACGTGGATCCCAAATCGGAGCCGAAGAGCTCCGCCACCACCGACGGAGTTGTTCCGGTGCAGAGCAAGACCGCTAACGAGCACTACTTTGAGCCTTTCGCCTACGGTGGCTACAAGTACAACTCGCAATCTCAGTCACAGTCACAGATGAGCCATAGC GTGTCGTCGTCGTCGATGGACGTTGGTGTTGTACCGGACGGGAACGCGATGTCTGAGATATCGACCTGCAAGGTAGCATCGTCGGTGGAGGGAGGGAACCAGGCAGTGACGGTGACGGCGCAGTTCTCGGCGGCGGATAGGGAAGCTAGGGTTTTGAGGTATCGGGAGAAGAGGAAGAACCGAAAGTTCGAGAAGACTATTCGCTACGCTTCTCGTAAGGCTTATGCAGAAACGAGGCCAAGGATCAAAGGCAGATTCGCCAAGCGCACTGAGGTTGACCCTCTCAATGGATACGGCGTCGTTCCGTCGTGTTAA